One genomic segment of Pandoraea sputorum includes these proteins:
- a CDS encoding FAD-binding and (Fe-S)-binding domain-containing protein — protein MPMQRGGVALTPLQDRLRRELRGDVLFDRASRGRYATDASIYQIFPIGVVVPRDQDDLIRALDIARDQKVPVLARGAGTSQCGQTIGEALVIDNSKWLNRVIDFDAEARTVTVEPGIVLDHLNAWLKPHGLWFPVDVSTAAQCTIGGMTGNNSCGSRSIEYGNMVHNVLSIDAVLADGAQLHFGSLHTPPTHARTKAILERVHDIAMREQAQMRERVPRVLRRVAGYNLDLFDCLNPRAYTDDGVANLSHLLVGSEGTLAYSRQITLKLAPLPAHKTLGVVNFPTFYQAMDLTQHIVKLGPVAVELVDRTMIDLAMDNAAFRPVIEKALTGDPQAILLVEFAGDDPVALRAKLDDLAALMGDLGLPECVVKMPDAGPQKALWEVRKAGLNIMMSMKGDGKPVSFIEDCAVPLEHLAEYTRRLTEVFHRNGTEGTWYAHASVGTLHVRPILDMRRDGAVKMREIAEQAAALVREYKGAYSGEHGDGLCRGEWVAWQYGPRINAAFGEIKDLFDPENRFNPDKMVRPPKMDTRELFRFAPGYAAKPMTPALDWTAWNVKRDALTGEQTAPDTGTDATHGLASAVEMCNNNGHCRKFDAGTMCPSYRVTRDEQHVTRGRANTLRLAVSGQLGEEGLASDEVKAALDLCVSCKGCKRDCPTGIDMARFKIEARHARAKRHGVSLRDKLIAYLPRYAPWASRVGGLLDAAQRLPGSNAAKRWLGLALERSVPALTGSFLARQTPLGRPDGAENSRQVLLFVDTFNNYMEPENARAAKQVLEAAGYTVHVNQRAGERPLCCGRTFLAAGLVDEAKAEARRLLDAVMPFVERGVPIVGLEPSCLLSLRDEVLGYGFGDAARKLADNAFLFEEFLVREKAAGRLDVAWQALPEGVGEALVHGHCHQKAFDAYSPVTAVLGWVPGLKVSSIESSCCGMAGSFGYEAEHYDTSRAMSELTLLPAIRQRSENAIVVADGTSCRHQIHDGAQTDALHVARVLARALPGGVA, from the coding sequence ATGCCGATGCAGCGCGGCGGGGTGGCGCTCACGCCGTTGCAGGACCGCCTGCGCCGCGAACTGCGCGGCGACGTGCTGTTCGATCGCGCCAGTCGAGGACGTTATGCGACGGATGCGTCGATTTATCAGATCTTCCCCATCGGCGTAGTGGTGCCGCGCGATCAGGACGACCTGATTCGCGCGCTCGATATCGCACGCGACCAGAAAGTGCCGGTGCTCGCGCGCGGTGCAGGCACGAGCCAGTGCGGACAGACCATCGGCGAAGCGCTCGTCATCGACAACAGCAAGTGGCTGAACCGTGTGATCGACTTCGACGCCGAGGCGCGCACTGTGACCGTCGAGCCGGGCATCGTGCTCGATCATCTGAACGCGTGGCTCAAGCCGCACGGGCTGTGGTTTCCGGTGGACGTTTCGACTGCCGCGCAATGCACCATCGGCGGCATGACCGGCAACAACTCGTGCGGTTCGCGTTCCATCGAATACGGCAACATGGTGCACAACGTGCTGTCCATCGACGCCGTGCTGGCCGATGGCGCGCAACTGCACTTCGGCTCGCTGCACACGCCGCCCACGCACGCGCGTACGAAGGCGATCCTCGAACGCGTTCACGACATTGCGATGCGCGAACAGGCGCAGATGCGCGAGCGCGTGCCGCGCGTGCTGCGCCGTGTGGCGGGCTACAACCTCGATTTGTTCGATTGCCTCAACCCGCGCGCGTACACCGACGACGGCGTGGCCAACCTCTCGCATCTGCTGGTGGGTTCGGAGGGCACGCTGGCGTACAGCCGTCAGATCACGCTCAAGCTCGCGCCGCTGCCCGCCCATAAGACGCTCGGTGTGGTGAACTTCCCCACGTTCTATCAGGCGATGGACCTCACGCAGCACATCGTGAAGCTGGGGCCGGTGGCGGTGGAACTGGTCGACCGCACGATGATCGATCTGGCGATGGACAACGCCGCGTTTCGTCCCGTCATCGAGAAGGCGCTCACGGGCGACCCGCAGGCGATTCTGCTGGTCGAATTCGCGGGCGACGATCCCGTGGCACTGCGCGCGAAGCTCGACGATCTCGCCGCGCTGATGGGCGATCTCGGCTTGCCGGAGTGCGTTGTGAAGATGCCGGACGCCGGGCCGCAGAAGGCGCTTTGGGAAGTGCGCAAGGCGGGCCTGAACATCATGATGAGCATGAAGGGCGACGGTAAGCCCGTGTCGTTCATCGAAGACTGCGCGGTGCCGCTGGAGCATCTGGCGGAGTACACGCGGCGGCTGACCGAGGTGTTTCATCGCAACGGGACGGAAGGCACGTGGTACGCCCACGCGAGTGTGGGCACGTTGCACGTACGGCCGATTCTGGACATGCGCCGCGACGGCGCGGTGAAGATGCGCGAGATCGCTGAGCAAGCGGCGGCGCTCGTGCGCGAATACAAGGGCGCTTATTCGGGCGAGCACGGCGACGGGCTGTGTCGCGGCGAATGGGTGGCCTGGCAGTATGGGCCGCGCATCAATGCGGCGTTTGGCGAGATCAAGGATCTGTTCGACCCGGAAAATCGATTCAATCCGGACAAGATGGTGCGCCCACCGAAGATGGACACGCGCGAGCTGTTCCGTTTCGCGCCGGGCTATGCGGCAAAGCCGATGACGCCCGCGCTCGACTGGACGGCATGGAACGTGAAGCGCGATGCGCTGACTGGCGAGCAGACGGCGCCGGACACCGGCACGGACGCCACGCACGGCCTCGCGTCCGCCGTCGAGATGTGCAACAACAACGGCCACTGTCGCAAGTTCGACGCGGGCACGATGTGCCCGAGCTATCGCGTGACGCGCGACGAGCAGCATGTCACGCGCGGACGGGCGAATACGTTGCGTCTGGCCGTCTCCGGGCAACTGGGTGAGGAAGGGCTGGCGAGCGACGAAGTGAAGGCGGCGCTCGATCTGTGCGTGTCGTGCAAGGGCTGCAAGCGCGATTGTCCGACGGGCATCGATATGGCGCGCTTCAAGATCGAGGCGCGGCATGCGCGTGCGAAGCGCCACGGCGTGTCGTTGCGCGACAAGCTGATCGCGTACCTGCCGCGCTACGCGCCGTGGGCCAGCCGGGTGGGCGGGCTGCTGGATGCGGCGCAGCGTCTGCCCGGCAGCAACGCGGCGAAGCGCTGGTTGGGGCTCGCACTGGAACGCTCCGTGCCAGCGCTCACCGGCTCGTTCCTGGCGCGTCAGACGCCGCTGGGCCGACCCGACGGTGCGGAGAATTCGCGTCAGGTGCTGCTCTTCGTCGACACGTTCAACAACTATATGGAGCCGGAAAATGCCCGCGCGGCGAAGCAGGTGCTCGAAGCGGCGGGTTACACCGTTCATGTGAATCAGCGCGCGGGAGAGCGACCGCTGTGCTGCGGCCGGACGTTCCTCGCGGCCGGTCTGGTGGACGAAGCGAAGGCAGAGGCGCGACGTCTGCTCGACGCGGTGATGCCGTTCGTCGAGCGCGGGGTGCCGATTGTCGGGCTGGAGCCGTCGTGCCTGCTCTCGCTACGCGACGAAGTACTCGGCTACGGCTTCGGCGACGCGGCCCGCAAGTTGGCGGACAACGCGTTTTTGTTTGAGGAATTTCTGGTTCGCGAGAAGGCGGCAGGGCGACTGGATGTGGCCTGGCAAGCGCTGCCGGAGGGCGTGGGCGAGGCGCTTGTGCACGGGCACTGCCATCAGAAGGCGTTCGACGCTTACTCCCCCGTCACAGCGGTCCTTGGTTGGGTGCCGGGGCTGAAGGTATCATCGATCGAATCGTCGTGCTGCGGCATGGCGGGCAGTTTCGGTTACGAGGCGGAGCATTACGACACGTCGCGCGCCATGTCGGAATTGACGCTGTTGCCTGCGATTCGTCAGCGCAGCGAAAACGCTATCGTGGTGGCCGACGGCACCAGTTGCCGCCATCAAATTCACGATGGGGCGCAGACGGATGCGTTGCACGTTGCGCGGGTATTGGCGCGGGCTTTGCCGGGCGGGGTGGCGTAG
- a CDS encoding DSD1 family PLP-dependent enzyme: MSASAVNTATGSIAVPPVARVGDTLAQVATPSLLLDLDAFDANVERMASAAAARAVAVRPHAKAHKSVTIARAQMAAGAVGICCQKVTEAIPFVNAGIGNIHISNEFVGEARVALAVAMAAHVTLSVCVDDVRQVAPLGKAAQRAGVRIAVLPEVDVGQGRCGVDSTDAVAQLVDAIDHYEGLRFGGLQAYHGSAQHVDGWEKRRDTARLAADRASAYVRFLEARGIACPVVTGGGTGTAEFDIESGVYTEIQPGSYVFLDGHYGSLEWRDDWRFRHGLFLASTVMSTARNGIIVCDAGLKSVATDSGLPRFWSSQQASKPHYRTASDEHGVLELASADEDSAPWLGEPILLVPGHCDPTVNLYDRYVAVRHGRVEGLWPIEARGLSQ, from the coding sequence ATGTCAGCGAGTGCTGTAAACACGGCGACCGGCAGCATTGCCGTGCCGCCTGTGGCGCGCGTGGGCGACACGCTCGCGCAGGTGGCCACGCCGTCGCTGCTGCTCGATCTGGACGCGTTCGATGCGAACGTCGAACGCATGGCGAGCGCAGCGGCAGCGCGCGCCGTTGCGGTGCGTCCGCATGCCAAAGCGCACAAGTCTGTCACCATCGCGCGGGCACAGATGGCGGCGGGCGCGGTCGGTATCTGCTGCCAGAAAGTGACGGAGGCTATCCCGTTCGTCAATGCGGGCATCGGCAACATCCATATCAGCAACGAATTCGTCGGCGAGGCGCGCGTGGCGCTGGCTGTGGCAATGGCGGCGCATGTCACGCTGTCGGTGTGTGTCGACGATGTGCGGCAAGTTGCACCGCTCGGTAAGGCCGCGCAGCGCGCAGGCGTGCGCATCGCCGTGCTGCCCGAAGTGGACGTGGGGCAGGGGCGTTGCGGCGTGGATTCGACGGATGCCGTGGCGCAACTGGTCGATGCCATCGATCACTACGAAGGGCTACGTTTCGGCGGATTGCAGGCATATCACGGCAGCGCGCAGCATGTGGACGGGTGGGAGAAGCGACGCGATACCGCACGTCTCGCCGCCGACCGCGCATCGGCCTACGTGCGCTTTCTTGAGGCGCGCGGCATTGCGTGTCCGGTCGTGACGGGCGGAGGCACAGGCACGGCCGAGTTCGATATCGAAAGCGGCGTGTACACCGAAATTCAGCCGGGCTCGTATGTGTTTCTAGACGGCCATTACGGTTCGCTTGAGTGGCGCGACGACTGGCGCTTTCGCCACGGTCTGTTTCTCGCGTCGACGGTCATGAGCACGGCGCGCAACGGGATCATCGTGTGCGATGCGGGGCTCAAGAGCGTAGCGACTGATTCCGGCCTGCCGCGCTTCTGGTCGTCGCAACAGGCGAGCAAGCCGCATTACCGGACTGCCTCGGACGAACATGGCGTACTGGAACTCGCCTCGGCGGACGAAGACAGCGCGCCATGGCTGGGCGAGCCGATTCTGCTGGTGCCGGGACACTGCGATCCGACGGTCAATCTCTACGACCGATACGTGGCGGTGCGGCACGGGCGGGTCGAAGGTCTCTGGCCCATCGAGGCACGTGGGCTGAGCCAGTAA
- a CDS encoding YciI-like protein, with product MHYLLTYELVDDYLDRRSQFRDAHLALAWAASERGELLLAGALESPVDTAALLFEGDSPAAAEAFAKTDPYVVNGLVKSWRVRPWKTVVGKTASTPVR from the coding sequence ATGCATTACCTGCTCACTTACGAACTCGTTGACGATTACCTCGACCGTCGCAGCCAGTTCCGCGACGCGCATCTGGCCCTCGCCTGGGCAGCATCGGAGCGCGGCGAACTGCTGCTTGCGGGCGCACTGGAGTCGCCCGTCGACACGGCAGCCCTGCTCTTCGAAGGCGACTCGCCTGCGGCGGCAGAAGCCTTCGCGAAAACGGATCCGTACGTGGTGAATGGTCTGGTTAAGTCGTGGCGCGTACGGCCGTGGAAGACGGTCGTCGGCAAGACAGCAAGCACGCCGGTGCGCTGA
- a CDS encoding AraC family transcriptional regulator: protein MPMAAMAVDYAHNEFIASHSHRRAQLLFSIEGVMIIASSSGRWVVPPTRGVWLASGLEHTVRMSGNVKMRTVFVEPGSEPLPDTSCVVEITPLMRELILAAIHVPPDYAPDSRDARLMRLLLDELIALPVLPLYLPWPRDARLARVCDRLMQSPCDDAIIDHWASEAGLSPKTFQRRFSTETGLTFGRWRQQARLLQALEALARGEKIVNVALDHGYASQSAFAAMFKRHFGVPPSAFYR from the coding sequence ATGCCGATGGCGGCGATGGCGGTCGATTACGCGCACAACGAGTTCATCGCCTCGCATTCGCATCGGCGCGCGCAACTGCTCTTCTCGATTGAGGGCGTGATGATCATCGCGTCGTCGTCGGGTCGCTGGGTGGTGCCACCGACACGCGGCGTCTGGCTCGCGTCCGGACTGGAACATACGGTGCGCATGAGCGGTAACGTCAAGATGCGTACCGTGTTCGTGGAGCCGGGCAGCGAGCCGTTACCCGACACCAGTTGTGTCGTGGAGATCACGCCGCTGATGCGCGAGCTGATTCTGGCCGCTATTCATGTGCCGCCGGACTACGCGCCCGACTCACGGGACGCGCGCCTCATGCGCCTACTGCTCGACGAACTGATCGCCCTGCCCGTCCTGCCACTCTATCTGCCGTGGCCACGAGACGCACGTCTGGCACGCGTTTGCGATCGTCTGATGCAAAGCCCTTGCGACGACGCCATCATCGACCATTGGGCCAGCGAAGCGGGCCTCTCACCGAAGACGTTTCAGCGGCGTTTTTCCACGGAAACAGGCCTGACGTTCGGCCGCTGGCGTCAGCAAGCGCGCCTGCTTCAAGCGCTGGAAGCGCTGGCACGCGGCGAAAAGATCGTGAACGTGGCGCTCGATCACGGCTATGCCAGCCAGAGCGCGTTTGCGGCGATGTTCAAACGGCACTTCGGCGTACCGCCGTCGGCGTTTTATCGATAA
- a CDS encoding DMT family transporter yields MGYFLYPLGAMLLWAGNVIVSKLSATTIAPSAITFYRLVLALAVMTPFVIRPLMRNWHHVRPQLAKLGFLGFLSMSFYQSLSYLAAHSTTATNMAIVTALAPLLTLLWSVVLLREPPTLGMLVGGLLSLAGLVYLIGQGHPSQLLDGGMHLGDILMLIASASYGLYSVLLRRWHVAVPPAQSTYVQAWAALITMIPMLAMVPAGQAQLNAATVPLVLYAGLGASIVLPILWIQGIRHLGPNRCSMFINVLPVMTAAIAVVLLGEQLHTFHVIGGGVALVGVFIAQRWQRPLPGFGGVEDSDEVPA; encoded by the coding sequence ATGGGGTACTTTCTGTATCCGCTCGGCGCCATGCTGTTGTGGGCCGGCAACGTCATCGTTTCGAAGCTCTCGGCCACGACCATCGCGCCGTCGGCCATCACGTTCTATCGTCTGGTGCTGGCGCTAGCCGTCATGACGCCCTTCGTCATTCGTCCGCTAATGCGCAACTGGCATCATGTGCGCCCGCAACTCGCCAAGCTCGGCTTCCTCGGTTTTCTGAGCATGTCGTTCTATCAGAGCCTGTCGTATCTCGCGGCGCACAGCACTACGGCGACCAATATGGCGATCGTGACGGCGCTGGCCCCGCTGCTGACCCTGCTGTGGAGCGTGGTGCTGCTGCGCGAGCCGCCGACTCTCGGCATGCTTGTGGGCGGTCTGCTGTCGCTCGCAGGGCTGGTGTATCTGATCGGGCAGGGGCATCCGTCGCAGTTACTCGATGGCGGCATGCATCTGGGGGACATCCTGATGCTGATCGCGTCCGCATCGTACGGGTTGTACAGCGTGTTGCTGCGACGCTGGCACGTGGCGGTGCCGCCCGCGCAGTCGACCTACGTGCAGGCGTGGGCGGCGCTGATCACGATGATTCCGATGCTCGCGATGGTGCCTGCCGGTCAGGCACAACTGAATGCGGCGACGGTGCCGCTGGTGCTGTACGCCGGATTGGGGGCTTCGATCGTGTTGCCGATTCTGTGGATTCAGGGCATCCGGCATCTCGGGCCGAACCGTTGCAGCATGTTCATCAACGTGCTGCCGGTCATGACAGCCGCGATTGCTGTTGTGCTGCTGGGTGAGCAGTTGCACACGTTCCACGTGATCGGTGGCGGTGTGGCGCTCGTCGGCGTATTCATCGCGCAGCGCTGGCAGCGCCCGTTGCCTGGCTTCGGTGGTGTGGAAGATTCGGACGAAGTACCGGCGTGA
- a CDS encoding HipA domain-containing protein, with protein sequence MDTFKPRIRMADQSLRIEEIRRLLRLGPRTAQEIMADLSISQPTLSRVIREAPELFTTFRISGDRTPKYGTLRPLPGELTPRQTVYRVSAEGAIEPFVRVEFLTGGATLELGTSRNTLYESLPPYMAFATPSGFLGRQVARAVALEMKLPESLRDWSDEHRVAYLLTRGLNLPGNLIYGDVSLQREMEFRQLLPVSSAQKLDSYEAMANQLKDAAYGSSAGGEQPKFLSLSEDVGHVIVKFAKRGSRMAELLSLEHLALRALNIADVPSASTHLLATDSYTFLEVQRFDRIGRFGRVGMLSARAIDDEYFGKRDNWSAFATRCEQARLLTATEATKIHVMAAFSELIGNGDRHFENISLLFNEGGRIDRVAPAYDILPMNYAPLGAGVDPDLLPITPKIGAIGARPNVWGKAYCAAKAFWESVQQGACSLPIPDEYKDLATANLAVAKDFVVPLVPSN encoded by the coding sequence ATGGATACGTTCAAACCGAGAATTCGGATGGCCGATCAATCGCTTCGAATTGAGGAAATACGCCGTCTGCTAAGGCTCGGACCGCGTACTGCACAAGAAATCATGGCTGATTTGTCGATCAGCCAGCCCACCCTCTCCCGGGTCATTCGGGAAGCGCCTGAACTATTCACAACCTTTCGAATTTCTGGGGATCGCACCCCGAAGTACGGGACTTTGCGTCCGCTGCCCGGCGAGTTAACTCCCCGTCAAACGGTCTATCGGGTTTCAGCCGAAGGCGCGATTGAACCGTTCGTCCGCGTCGAATTTCTGACCGGCGGGGCAACGCTCGAACTCGGCACGTCCCGGAACACGCTATACGAAAGCCTGCCCCCGTATATGGCATTCGCCACGCCATCGGGATTCCTGGGGCGCCAGGTCGCGCGAGCGGTCGCTTTGGAAATGAAGCTTCCGGAGAGTCTTCGGGATTGGAGCGACGAACATCGTGTCGCCTATCTCTTAACCAGAGGACTGAATCTCCCCGGCAATTTGATTTACGGCGACGTCTCCCTGCAAAGGGAGATGGAATTCCGTCAGTTACTGCCAGTGTCATCTGCGCAAAAGCTGGACTCGTACGAGGCGATGGCCAATCAGCTCAAGGACGCCGCCTATGGCTCCAGCGCGGGCGGCGAGCAACCCAAGTTTCTCTCTCTGAGCGAAGATGTCGGCCATGTGATCGTGAAGTTCGCCAAGCGTGGTAGTCGCATGGCGGAACTGCTATCGCTTGAGCATCTGGCCCTCCGGGCGCTGAATATCGCGGACGTCCCGTCGGCGTCGACGCACCTCCTCGCGACCGATAGTTATACCTTTCTTGAGGTGCAACGATTCGATCGGATCGGACGCTTTGGTCGCGTCGGCATGCTCTCTGCGAGGGCGATAGACGACGAGTACTTTGGGAAGCGAGACAATTGGTCCGCATTCGCGACGCGATGCGAGCAGGCACGACTCCTAACGGCCACCGAAGCCACTAAGATCCACGTGATGGCCGCATTTAGCGAGCTTATCGGTAACGGAGACCGACATTTCGAGAACATCTCGCTTCTCTTTAATGAGGGTGGCCGGATTGACCGAGTGGCCCCCGCGTATGACATTCTCCCCATGAATTACGCGCCGTTGGGCGCAGGCGTCGATCCCGATCTTTTGCCGATCACCCCCAAGATCGGGGCCATTGGTGCGAGACCAAACGTTTGGGGCAAGGCCTATTGCGCTGCCAAAGCATTCTGGGAAAGCGTGCAACAAGGGGCTTGTTCTTTGCCGATCCCGGACGAGTACAAGGATCTCGCGACGGCAAACCTCGCGGTGGCGAAGGACTTCGTGGTTCCGCTCGTTCCCAGCAACTGA
- a CDS encoding 3-oxoacyl-ACP reductase, with amino-acid sequence MKLDSQWVLVTGGARGLGAAITRAVAREGAGVVINYLRSDVAARELAESLGDRAIALQADVTDEKAVARLFAEARERIGGPIVSVVNNALADFRFDGDARPKLADISWSRFSQQLEGAVKGALNTMQAALPGMREAGFGRIVNVGTNLFQNPVVPYHDYTTAKAALLALTRTASNDLGPDGITVNMVSGGLLRVTDASAATPEAVFDLIANLTPLRRVTTPEEFADAVLYFLSPWARAVTGQNLIVDGGLVKG; translated from the coding sequence ATGAAGCTGGATTCGCAGTGGGTACTCGTCACGGGTGGGGCACGCGGACTGGGCGCGGCCATTACGCGCGCAGTGGCGCGTGAAGGCGCAGGCGTCGTCATCAACTATCTGCGCAGCGACGTGGCCGCCCGCGAACTGGCCGAATCGCTCGGCGATCGCGCTATCGCATTGCAGGCCGACGTCACCGACGAGAAGGCCGTCGCCCGCCTTTTCGCCGAAGCCCGCGAGCGCATTGGCGGCCCCATCGTCTCTGTCGTCAACAACGCGCTCGCTGACTTCCGCTTCGACGGCGATGCGCGCCCCAAGCTGGCCGACATCTCCTGGTCGCGCTTCTCGCAGCAGCTCGAAGGGGCCGTGAAAGGCGCACTCAACACGATGCAGGCCGCACTGCCGGGCATGCGCGAAGCCGGGTTCGGACGCATCGTGAACGTGGGCACTAACTTGTTTCAGAACCCTGTCGTGCCGTATCACGATTACACGACCGCCAAGGCTGCTCTGCTCGCGCTCACGCGCACGGCGTCCAACGATCTCGGCCCCGACGGCATCACCGTCAACATGGTCTCGGGCGGCCTTCTGCGTGTGACCGATGCCAGCGCCGCCACGCCCGAAGCCGTGTTCGACCTGATTGCGAACCTCACGCCGTTGCGCCGGGTCACGACGCCGGAAGAGTTCGCCGACGCCGTGTTGTACTTTCTCTCGCCGTGGGCGCGTGCCGTGACCGGGCAGAACCTCATCGTCGACGGCGGGCTGGTGAAGGGCTGA
- a CDS encoding YoaK family protein codes for MGTPRHIPTPTEAATLARSWVSHFSKPTVIAMTLAFVAGYIDVVGFIALFGLFTAHVTGNFVMIGVQLVANTHVGVLAKLLALPVFVIFVAMVKLIVQGFANTNRRPLRLLLILQTLLLLGFMIIGMIAQPIISADAPLAILSGMFGVAALAIQNAIGRLVLADLAPTTIMTGNTTQIVIDMVELASGNCGDDKAARTRLRKMLPALAAFAVGAILGGFAYHGAGFWCVLLPVVLLAALATANE; via the coding sequence ATGGGTACTCCCCGCCACATCCCCACGCCGACCGAGGCCGCCACGCTCGCCCGCAGCTGGGTCAGCCACTTCTCAAAACCCACCGTCATCGCCATGACGCTCGCGTTTGTCGCCGGTTATATCGACGTGGTCGGCTTCATCGCGCTGTTCGGCCTCTTCACCGCGCACGTGACCGGCAACTTCGTGATGATTGGCGTGCAACTTGTCGCCAACACCCACGTCGGTGTGCTCGCCAAGTTGCTCGCGTTGCCCGTGTTCGTCATTTTCGTCGCGATGGTCAAGCTCATCGTGCAGGGCTTTGCCAACACCAACCGTCGCCCGCTCCGGTTGTTGCTGATCTTGCAGACGTTGTTGCTACTGGGGTTCATGATCATCGGCATGATTGCGCAGCCGATTATCTCGGCCGACGCGCCGCTCGCCATTCTCTCCGGCATGTTCGGCGTCGCCGCGCTGGCGATCCAGAACGCCATCGGACGGCTGGTGCTCGCCGACCTCGCCCCGACCACCATCATGACCGGCAACACCACGCAGATCGTGATCGACATGGTGGAACTCGCCAGCGGCAACTGCGGCGACGACAAGGCCGCCAGAACTCGGCTGCGCAAGATGCTCCCTGCGCTGGCCGCCTTCGCCGTCGGCGCCATCCTCGGCGGCTTCGCATATCACGGCGCGGGCTTCTGGTGCGTACTGTTGCCGGTCGTACTGCTCGCCGCACTCGCCACCGCCAACGAGTGA
- a CDS encoding TOBE domain-containing protein gives MKTSARNQFNGKVIALQRGAVNDEVTLRTDAGQEIVAVITHESTVNLGLKEGSDAVALIKASSVIVMVDADASKVSTRNVITGKVSRVETGAVNSEVEITADNGAIIAAIVTNESAKRLGLTAGRAAAALVKASSVILAVA, from the coding sequence ATGAAGACCAGTGCCCGCAACCAATTCAACGGTAAAGTCATTGCGCTGCAACGCGGTGCCGTGAACGACGAAGTCACGCTGCGCACGGACGCCGGGCAGGAGATCGTTGCCGTCATCACGCACGAAAGCACGGTGAATCTGGGCTTGAAGGAAGGTAGCGACGCGGTGGCACTGATCAAGGCCTCGTCGGTGATCGTGATGGTCGATGCCGACGCGAGCAAGGTCTCCACGCGCAACGTGATCACCGGCAAAGTCTCGCGCGTCGAGACGGGCGCGGTGAACAGCGAAGTCGAAATTACGGCCGACAACGGTGCGATCATTGCCGCCATCGTGACGAACGAAAGCGCGAAGCGTCTGGGGCTGACGGCCGGTCGCGCTGCCGCTGCGCTGGTCAAGGCATCGAGCGTGATTCTGGCTGTCGCCTAA
- a CDS encoding nitrogen fixation protein NifQ codes for MSLMHGPTLTPSHARPEAALFASLLAANATPERLARLGLSGAALAALLRRHFLPVPDGWQALASTLPTPAWASHAVFVVEMKEMMRRRADPILHPVEAADMATILATACLRPDHLWRDLGLTGRDDVTALLTHFFPTLVAENTANLRWKRFLAEACAHAYGRAPAPAPGCPGCEAYGECYAHLRQTIIPIGATDSMHLKRRSDADQEPMTPPGTDVAAMRVRPRD; via the coding sequence ATGTCACTCATGCACGGTCCCACACTGACGCCTTCGCATGCACGCCCCGAGGCGGCGTTGTTCGCCTCGCTCCTCGCGGCCAATGCCACGCCCGAGCGCCTTGCCCGCCTCGGGCTGTCGGGCGCCGCGCTGGCGGCGTTGCTGCGTCGTCACTTTCTTCCTGTGCCCGACGGATGGCAGGCGCTTGCCTCGACATTGCCGACGCCTGCGTGGGCGTCGCATGCCGTCTTCGTCGTCGAGATGAAGGAGATGATGCGCCGTCGCGCCGATCCGATACTGCATCCGGTTGAGGCGGCCGACATGGCGACGATCCTCGCCACGGCGTGTCTGCGGCCCGATCATCTCTGGCGCGATCTGGGCCTGACGGGACGCGACGACGTCACCGCGTTACTCACGCACTTTTTCCCCACGCTGGTCGCCGAGAACACGGCGAATCTGCGATGGAAGCGATTCCTCGCCGAAGCTTGCGCGCACGCCTACGGGCGCGCACCCGCGCCTGCGCCGGGTTGCCCCGGCTGTGAGGCCTATGGCGAGTGTTACGCGCACTTGCGGCAGACCATCATCCCGATCGGCGCGACGGACTCGATGCACCTGAAACGTCGTTCAGACGCAGACCAAGAACCGATGACCCCCCCCGGGACAGATGTGGCGGCCATGCGTGTCAGGCCGCGCGATTGA
- a CDS encoding DUF1993 domain-containing protein, with product MSITLYRATIPVYLRGLTVMADYIKKARAHCEATSTDPDSILKAKLAPDMLDFVAQVQRVSDTAKFAVSRITGVESPKFEDTETTFDQLRDRIANTEAFIAGILEDRFDGAESRQITLKFKAQQTTMDAVDYLFKFALPNFYFHVTTTHDLLRAQGVEVGKMDYLGPFEMQPV from the coding sequence ATGTCCATCACCCTCTATCGCGCCACGATCCCCGTTTATCTCCGTGGCCTGACCGTCATGGCCGACTACATCAAGAAGGCGCGCGCGCACTGCGAAGCGACGTCGACCGACCCGGATTCGATTCTCAAGGCCAAGCTCGCGCCGGACATGCTCGATTTCGTCGCGCAGGTGCAGCGCGTGAGCGATACGGCAAAGTTCGCCGTGTCGCGCATCACCGGCGTCGAGTCGCCGAAGTTCGAGGATACGGAGACGACGTTCGATCAACTGCGCGACCGCATCGCCAATACCGAGGCTTTCATTGCGGGCATTCTCGAAGACCGTTTCGATGGGGCGGAGTCGCGCCAGATCACGCTGAAGTTCAAGGCGCAGCAGACCACGATGGACGCCGTCGACTATCTCTTCAAGTTCGCGCTGCCGAACTTCTATTTCCACGTGACGACGACGCACGACCTGCTGCGCGCGCAAGGCGTGGAAGTGGGCAAGATGGACTATCTGGGACCGTTCGAGATGCAGCCGGTCTGA